The sequence below is a genomic window from Loktanella sp. M215.
TCTGCTTGAAGGCAAAGGGCTGATCCGCGCCAACCGTGGACAGATTATCATACTGGACCGGCATGAGCTGGAGGACCTCGCTCAAAGCGCCTATGGCACCTCGGAGGCCGAATATGCGCGGCTGATCGGGTTCTCGCCTGCCGAAAACGTGGAGAAGACTGAACAGCGCTGATCTCAAGAGCCATCTGACACAGAACCCCGCGACGGGCCGCTGAAAAGGTTATGAACAATGCTGCCAACACGGCCCACGACTCTTGGCGCGATTTGCGGCTTCAGAATAAGCGGGACATGCCGGAATTCCGGCAAGATCTCCTCTCTTTCGTAACTCGTAAAAAATACGAAGGGAATACCAAGAGCGTTCAGTCGGCGTGCTGCGTCATAACTGAGTCCGTCCGCAAGTTCGACGTTTAGGAGAGCCAGATCGAACTCTACTTGCCCGATGAGATGTAAGGTTTCGGCAAGCGACGACGCTACCCCCGCAATCTGCAGGCCTTGGCGGATCAATTCACAAGTGACATCCGCGGCCACAATAATATCGTCTTCGGCCAAAAGAATTCGGTACATCGCGTTTTGGTCTTAATTATTGATTGCCATGGGGGACCCGCGCACCTTACGATCGTCGTTTTTCAAGATGAGTCAGCCCATTGGTGATAATGCCAAGAGGTATACCGGACGCCCGGCTCATTTCGTCGGCGGTGAGGCCCAGATCGACAAACGTTACCAAAATCTTGCCTAAAAATGCTTCGCATTCCGAACGCGAACTCATCTCGAAAAGATCAAGGGTCACCGGGCGCTTCTCGTGCGCGGGCAAAGCATGAGCGCAAGGCACATCGAAGTTCATCATCTTGTTACTCCGAGCTTACAAAGCTTTTCTGACTAACGAGCCGCAACAAGGGAGCACGCAGTCCAGCAGATTATCGTTGTCACGTAGCTGCAAGCGTCAGTCGCTGATCATTGAGAAAAAGCGGGAGCGAATGAACGCCTGCGCTGCAGCCACCACATCAACCGTATCGCTCACCGCAGACCGTCCTGGGGACATACCCGCTTTTCGAACGCCCTGAAAATCACACTGGCTGAAGTCACCCTCTGGGCTGACGCCGCGGACAGACAGTGAAAAATTCAAAACTCTCTGATCATCAACCATATCAATACCCCCATCTCAAAGGATTGTCTTTGGCAGAGCAGCTGTTTCAGCATGTGAACGTATAGGGATTAACATATCGGCTGACTTTGTGTCAACGTCAGTACGAATTCGTACCAAGATTGGTATCGCTGATTAAATGAAGTCAGCATAATTATATATATACTTTAAGGTTTAGCTCAAAAAATAGGATTATTCCAAAAAGTTGGCCAAGTCCTTATTATCTCGCCGTCTCGGTCCGGAAGCCTGAGATTCCCGTGGCGCATGGCCTTTTCAATGGGTTTTGCAGGACAAGAGCCATGTAGGTGTTATGGCCCTTTCCCGTCGTGGGGCTGCAATTAACTGGTTTGGGGATGACAAATGAGGCTATCACTGGCCAGATGTCTGCCACTTCACGTCCAAAGGGTCTATTTGATGGAGTTTGGTTCAGTATTGACATCACTGCTCCGGACACGTCGTTTCATATTGGCGGATTATAGCTCAGTTCGAAACCGTACATTTGGGAACCAGACCCTCCTTTATAAATTTGGTTCTTCGAGTGCGACGCCATGCGAGCGCACTTCACTATCGGCAACGCTAAAGGAGGAATGACCGATGCCTGATCGTTATGGAAATCAATCCGGGCGGACCCGCAGCCGCAATGAGGGCCGCGACGGTCCTGCATATGGACCGGATCGCGGCGAGAACGAACATCGCAATATGCAAGGCGGGTCCGGCACCTATACAGACGGCTCCGGAACCTCCGATCGTGATGAGGGTCACGTCAGCGGTCCCGAATGGATTGGCAACATCGGCGACATGCAACGCAGCCGCTACGCCGATCGTGACGACAATAGCCAGAGGAAATTTGATCCGCAGTCGGACCGTGGCTATCGGGGTCGACCCGGGCGCGATGACGACCCCGACTATTACCGTAGTACCCCCCCCCGCGGCAGGGGTTACGACCGTTCCGATAAAAGGTCTGATCGTGAATTTATGGACCGGGCCTCGGACGAGGTCTCATCCTGGTTCGGGGATGATGATGCAGAACGCCGACGCGAGGCGGATCATCGCGGGCGCGGCCCGAAAGGCTATCAGCGTTCCGACACACGGATCGAGGAGGATATCAACGACCGCCTGACGGAAGATCCGGATATTGACCCATCGGACATTGAGATCAAGGTCGACGCTGGAGAGGTCACACTCGACGGTACCGTCGACTCAAAACGCGCCAAGCGCCATGCTGAGGATTGCTGCGACAGCGTGTCCGGCGTGAAACATGTTCAAAACAACCTGCGTGTCAAAGACAAAAACGCGGAAGGCGCCACACCCTCGACGGGGCTCTGATCACGTATAAATCCGCTTAGCTCGCCGCCCACCGCCGGACGGCGGGCGGCACTTGAGACGACAGGCATCGGCATCAGCCCCGGCACTGCCGAAGTCGTGCTTTGTCTCAATCGTCCGACGACAGGAAGAAACGATGGTTGATATCCTCTGTCTGAATGTTGGCTCCTCAAGCCTGTCGTTTGTCGCATTCAGCGAAACATCCGCAGGATTGACGCAATTGGCCGACGGGGGTGTCGATCTGTCCCGTGAGGCGTCCCTACAGATAAACGTCGAAGACAAATCTGGCATGAAGTTCATCGTCCCCGATCCGTCTGACTTTGACGACGCCGTACTCGGGATCATTGATAAACTGAAGTCGGCGGCTGTTTTGGGATCAGGCTACGTCGTCTCGCATCGCGTCGTTCACGGGGGCAACCGAACATGTGCGGCAGAATGGCTGACGCCAGATCTCGCACAGCAACTCGATCTGCTGACGCCGCTCGCTCCTCTCCACCAACGTAAGGCTCTGGGACCGGCCCAGACCATTGCAAAGCAACACCCCCATACACCGCAGGTTGCGGTCTATG
It includes:
- a CDS encoding response regulator: MYRILLAEDDIIVAADVTCELIRQGLQIAGVASSLAETLHLIGQVEFDLALLNVELADGLSYDAARRLNALGIPFVFFTSYEREEILPEFRHVPLILKPQIAPRVVGRVGSIVHNLFSGPSRGSVSDGS
- a CDS encoding BON domain-containing protein, which gives rise to MPDRYGNQSGRTRSRNEGRDGPAYGPDRGENEHRNMQGGSGTYTDGSGTSDRDEGHVSGPEWIGNIGDMQRSRYADRDDNSQRKFDPQSDRGYRGRPGRDDDPDYYRSTPPRGRGYDRSDKRSDREFMDRASDEVSSWFGDDDAERRREADHRGRGPKGYQRSDTRIEEDINDRLTEDPDIDPSDIEIKVDAGEVTLDGTVDSKRAKRHAEDCCDSVSGVKHVQNNLRVKDKNAEGATPSTGL